In one window of Microbacterium natoriense DNA:
- a CDS encoding uridine kinase family protein, whose translation MEITELAATIMSRRTERGRPIVVGISGYGGAGKSTLARELLGLIPDSVRMRGDDFLDPSRSHRRSTDWDGVERSRLVREVLGPFRDRLPSRFRRFDWSARALGEPEPIPTGEVLIVDLIGLFHPEVLGALDLTVWCDVDLATAQRRGMRRDSELGRDHSNLWNEVWVPNERDFDELFAPASLAEIRIPML comes from the coding sequence ATGGAGATCACAGAACTTGCCGCGACGATCATGAGCCGGCGCACGGAACGTGGACGCCCAATCGTCGTGGGGATCTCTGGATACGGCGGGGCAGGGAAGTCCACGCTCGCGCGTGAGCTGCTTGGGCTCATCCCGGACAGCGTGCGGATGAGAGGCGACGACTTCCTCGATCCATCGCGGTCGCACCGCAGGTCGACGGATTGGGATGGTGTGGAGCGGTCTCGCCTCGTCAGGGAGGTGCTCGGCCCGTTCCGCGATCGGCTACCGAGCAGGTTCCGGCGCTTCGATTGGAGTGCCAGAGCGCTCGGCGAGCCGGAACCGATTCCGACCGGTGAAGTCCTCATCGTGGATCTCATCGGTCTCTTCCATCCGGAGGTACTCGGAGCGCTCGATCTCACGGTCTGGTGCGATGTTGATCTGGCTACCGCCCAGCGTCGAGGAATGCGGCGGGATTCGGAGCTCGGCAGAGACCACTCGAATTTGTGGAATGAGGTGTGGGTGCCGAATGAGCGCGACTTTGACGAGCTCTTTGCGCCGGCCTCGCTTGCGGAAATCCGCATCCCGATGCTGTAG
- a CDS encoding pyrophosphatase, which yields MRIDELSREVETVSSLYAERNGIDRTNEWFMLKLHEEVGELTQAYLARAGQARDKGRTDIQLEEDFRAELADVFAQVLLIARRFNVDLAGEVDRKWLVWRPTQ from the coding sequence ATGCGGATAGATGAATTGAGTCGAGAGGTCGAGACGGTTTCCAGCCTCTACGCGGAGCGCAATGGCATCGATCGCACGAACGAGTGGTTCATGCTCAAGCTTCACGAAGAGGTTGGTGAACTAACTCAGGCGTACTTGGCGCGTGCCGGACAGGCGCGCGACAAGGGCCGAACCGACATCCAGTTGGAAGAGGACTTTCGCGCCGAGCTGGCCGACGTCTTTGCTCAGGTGCTCCTGATCGCCCGACGGTTCAACGTTGATCTGGCCGGTGAGGTCGATCGCAAGTGGCTTGTGTGGAGGCCGACTCAGTAG
- a CDS encoding relaxase/mobilization nuclease domain-containing protein: protein MAIISSQSTRTSGRAQNYAKKDAVHISAINASVPLFEKRLRQIRVRHGKDGMQPRARVDADGKVVRDTVGNPVRVTDANGRPAYESKYLEAYSLVQSFGHDELDPDDPESWARANDLGRAFAEDRFPGHPVLVATEINGRSGLVHNHLIVGAVHPETGKSLDSNVVTHARLAIAHDRVLEANGFVQRADMRAMVADAKRRMEEARDQVVAEYDGKVSPSQLQRRITAAQTRVKLMHTADPAQQQTVRPTVHQEREDRRQRELHRYEVNEQTRDAAREIGIELPKERFSEIVLESRIQAALSDPRSQSWDVLADVARTHGVTIAKRGQDVSYGMMLAQAEGAFAEPARAHMRRGRSLGDGYRIADVEAAIEQNAAQHRTATPRQKTVTMAQHLQAWRDSGDFDAEFERLRAEREEQASASADAVAAHDVPEAAKAKPYTRRQFESAPTTKAETAPSAFRSQLRGLGTSDSMRTRFTGLAALEEHWRGRLPSTPEERIAFEQQATKIGIGPAVLTRAEGHMGPELHAYLVTRAEHADEREKARERAQDLAKQLPELERRAKHDRLDHRGDAKKLREAKADLRFENGYVERLSADRAAGIYDSRKHERMEHLTKRNATQVAELEGHEPAAEPRQEQSAKPLTATEQRLRDRQAKQRKDNQKESKPQSQSMQM from the coding sequence ATGGCCATCATCTCTTCCCAATCGACGCGTACTTCCGGTCGCGCGCAGAACTACGCGAAGAAGGACGCTGTGCACATCTCGGCGATCAACGCCTCGGTGCCGCTCTTCGAGAAGCGTCTGCGGCAGATCCGCGTGCGGCACGGCAAGGATGGCATGCAGCCGCGCGCGCGAGTCGACGCGGACGGCAAGGTGGTGCGCGACACGGTCGGCAATCCGGTGAGAGTGACAGACGCGAATGGCCGCCCGGCCTACGAGTCGAAATACCTCGAGGCGTACTCGCTCGTGCAGAGCTTCGGACACGACGAGCTCGACCCGGACGATCCGGAGTCGTGGGCGCGTGCGAACGACCTCGGTCGTGCCTTCGCCGAGGACCGCTTCCCGGGGCATCCCGTGCTCGTCGCCACCGAGATCAACGGTCGCTCGGGCTTGGTGCACAACCACCTCATCGTCGGCGCGGTGCATCCTGAGACCGGCAAGAGCCTCGATTCGAACGTCGTGACGCACGCACGATTGGCCATCGCCCACGATCGGGTGCTCGAGGCGAACGGGTTCGTCCAGCGCGCGGACATGCGGGCCATGGTCGCAGACGCCAAGCGGCGAATGGAGGAAGCCCGAGACCAGGTCGTGGCCGAGTACGACGGGAAGGTATCCCCCAGCCAGCTTCAGCGCCGGATCACCGCGGCGCAGACACGGGTGAAGCTGATGCACACCGCGGATCCCGCGCAGCAGCAGACCGTGCGTCCGACTGTGCATCAGGAGCGCGAGGACCGGCGGCAGCGCGAGCTTCATCGTTACGAAGTGAACGAGCAGACCCGTGACGCGGCGCGCGAGATTGGCATCGAACTACCCAAAGAGCGCTTCTCGGAGATCGTACTCGAGTCGCGAATCCAAGCGGCGTTGTCCGATCCCCGGTCGCAGTCGTGGGACGTCCTCGCGGACGTGGCCCGCACACATGGCGTGACGATCGCGAAGCGCGGTCAGGACGTCTCGTACGGCATGATGCTCGCGCAGGCCGAGGGAGCTTTCGCAGAGCCGGCGCGCGCCCATATGCGCCGAGGACGGAGCCTCGGCGACGGATACCGGATCGCCGACGTCGAAGCGGCGATCGAGCAGAACGCCGCACAGCACCGCACCGCCACGCCCCGGCAGAAGACCGTGACGATGGCGCAGCACCTGCAGGCCTGGCGTGACAGCGGAGACTTCGACGCTGAGTTCGAACGGCTGCGCGCTGAACGCGAAGAACAGGCTTCCGCCAGCGCCGACGCCGTGGCCGCACACGACGTCCCCGAAGCCGCCAAGGCCAAGCCGTACACACGCCGGCAGTTCGAGTCCGCACCAACGACGAAGGCCGAAACCGCTCCATCGGCGTTCCGCTCTCAGTTGCGCGGTCTCGGGACCTCGGATTCCATGCGCACTCGCTTCACAGGGCTCGCCGCACTCGAAGAGCACTGGCGCGGCCGGCTGCCGAGCACGCCGGAGGAGCGCATCGCCTTCGAGCAGCAGGCAACGAAGATCGGCATCGGACCTGCCGTGCTCACGCGCGCCGAGGGCCACATGGGCCCCGAACTCCATGCGTACCTGGTTACCCGCGCCGAGCACGCGGACGAGCGTGAGAAGGCGCGTGAACGCGCACAAGATCTGGCGAAGCAACTGCCGGAGCTCGAACGGAGGGCCAAGCACGATCGGCTCGATCACCGCGGCGACGCCAAGAAGCTCCGCGAGGCGAAGGCCGACCTCCGTTTCGAGAACGGCTACGTGGAGCGCCTCAGCGCGGACCGTGCTGCCGGGATCTACGACTCGCGCAAGCACGAGCGCATGGAGCATCTCACGAAGCGGAACGCTACCCAGGTCGCCGAGCTTGAAGGGCACGAGCCGGCCGCCGAACCGCGGCAGGAGCAGTCGGCGAAGCCGCTCACAGCGACAGAGCAGCGGCTCCGCGACAGGCAGGCGAAGCAAAGGAAGGACAACCAGAAGGAGAGCAAACCCCAGAGCCAGAGCATGCAGATGTAG